Genomic DNA from Bacillaceae bacterium S4-13-56:
TCGCGGAAAAGCGACCACCGAATTGGCAAGGAAGATAAAAACCTTTCCTTAAACCGATGAATCTTTTCAGCGGATCGATTAAATTGAAATAATCTTTTTGTTATAAAAGAAAGCGCTTCCAAAATTTGATTCTATAAAATCTTTATCAAGGGGGATATACAATGGCAAGAAAAAGTCTTTTTGTTTTCTGTAGTTTGCTTATTATTATGGGTCTAATTGCTTGCAGCAATACTTCCAAAGAGACAGGCACATCAAATGAGCAAGAAACTAGTGAAGAACCTGCTAAGGTTGACCCAATCAAACTGAAAGTGGCTGATTCTTTCCCAACATCTCATGTTCTTTCAAAAGAAGGTGCCGTTTTCTGGATGAACAGAGTAACGGAATTAACCGATGGCCAAGTTGAATTTGAACATTTTCCAGCAGAGCAATTAGGTAAAGCCGCTAGTTTACTAGATCTCGCTCGAACCAAAACAACAGATATCGCTTATGTAGGGACAGCATATGTAGCAGACAGGATGCCATTAAGTGGGGTAGGGGAACTACCTGGTGCTTTTCAATCTTCAAATGAAGGTTCAACAGCATTTTGGAAAATTGCCAACGGAATTTTATTAGAGGAAGAATTCCTTGAAAACGGGGTAAGACCAGTTTGGGCTGTTACCTTGACTCCATATCAAATTGCAAACATCAATAAAAAGATGGTGAAAATCGGAGACTTCAAAGGTGAAAAGATTCGTACTGCTGGCGGTACACAAGACCTAACGATGAATCAAATGGGAGCAACTCCAGTCTCAATGCCTGCACCTGAAATGTATAGCGCAATGGATCGAGGAACCTTAGATGGTGCCGTAGCACCTTTAAATAGTTTTAAACCGTATCAAATGGAACAAAAGATTAAATACTCTACGACAAATGCGAACCTAGGAAGTTTCGTGGTGAACTATGTTATAAACGAGGAAATATATGCAAGTTTACCAAAGAATGTGCAAGAGGCCATGAAACAAGCGGGTGATGAAACGGTAGAATATTTATCTAAATTTTTAGATGATGAGACTGAAAAATTAATAGAAGAATTTGAGGGCATAGGTATTGACATGTATGAATTAACAGATGAGCAATTAGAAGCATGGAGTAAACAATTAGATCCTGTTTGGGAACAATGGGCAAAGGGCTTAGAAGACCGTGGATATCCAGCTAATGATGTCATTAAAGCATTTGAAGAAGCTTTAGGGAAATAATGATTGATTGCTAGTGATACCGAATTAGCATTGAGAAAAGATCATATTCGGTAGCGCCAAGGTCCGCTTATAGACGAAGATAGGCGGTTAATAAGATGGTCTTTCACTACAATAGCAATAAAAAATTTGTATCTGTTTATAAAACAACCTATGCAGGTTAAGGGATGTGGTAATGGTGAAACGTACCATGTTGGTCTTTGATAAGATAGATGAAACCTTTTTCTTTATAGCAAAAATAGGCGTGTTTTTAATGATGTTGTTAACTACATTTGATTCTCTTAGTCGATACCTATTTAATCAACCGATTGTTGGTGCCTATGAGTTTACAGAAAGGTATCTGATGATAGCCATAGTCTACTTAAGTTTCAGCTATGTAATGAAACTTGAAGGTCACATAAGAGTGGATATGATAATAGAAAAATTACCTCCTAAGATAACTATAACTTTAAACATTTTTTACTACTTACTTGGAGCTTGCTTAATGTTTGTTATCGGCTATCAAGGAATGCTGAGCACGATTGAAGCATGGGAACATAACTATGTTAGTGCTGGAGTGATACCCTGGCCAACATGGGCTTCTGTTATTTTTGTACCTATTGGTGCCTTTATGTTTACTATTCGCTTGATATTAATGAGTATCTCTAACTTCATCGACATCATGAAATGGTCTGATCAGATTAATTAATCCAGGTAAATGATTTTACAAATGATGGTTCCTAAGATTCAGGAGGTGAACTGATGACCGTAATTATACCATTATTAGCACTTTTAGTATTTTTAGCTTTTGGAATGCCCATTGCTTTTGCTATGGGGATTTCTGGGATGTTTGGCTTAGTAATGAACGGAGGATTCGATGTTTTATTTGGGATCCTTCAAACAGCACCATATGAAAGTATTAAGAGCTTTTTATTCACAACGATTCCCATGTTTATCTTGATGGCTCATTTCATGCTGGAAAGTAGAATAACTGATGATTTGTTTAAGTCTGCTCAAAAGTGGTTTGGGCACATGCCCGGAGGGTTGGCAATTGCGACAGTGTTTGCGGGGACAGGTATGGCAGCAGTGTCAGGGTCAAGCACAGCATCTACCGCAACAATGGCAGTCTCAGCTGTCCCAGAAATGAAAAAACATGGGTATAGTACAGAACTTTCAATGGGAGTTGTAAGCATAGCCGGCACGCTTGCAGTTATGATCCCACCGAGTCTTGCCTTAATCATGTATGGAATCTTGACCGACACAGGTGTGGGGGAGCTGTTAATTGCAGGGATTATACCTGGGGTTATTACTGCAGTAGGTTATATTGTTACAATTGTTATTTGGGCAAAAATAAAACCTAATTCAGCTCCCACAGTAAGTTCTTCCTCCTTTATCGAAAAGCTGAAATCATTAAAAACGGTTTGGGCAATGGTGATTATTATTTCATTTGTAATTGTCACCATCTATGCAGGGGTGGTAACACCAACTGAGGCAGGTGCCATTGGTGCCTTTGCCGCCTTTATCGTATCACTTCTCATGAGACGGTTAACAGTAAAGTCAGTTTTAAAGGCACTAGGGGATACACTTAAATCAACTACGATGATTTTAACCATTGTTATTTGTGCTATGATTTTTGGTTATTTTATTTCTATTACAGGAGTTACCCAAGATTTAGTAGCTTATGTTGTAGGATTGGATGTTTCCAAGTGGGTTATTGTTATGATTCTTGTCATCTTTTATATTGTCTTAGGGATGTTTCTAGATCAAATGGCTATCTTAATTCTTACGTTGCCTCTCTCTTTCCCTATCATTGCTTCGCTAGGCTTTAACCCTATCTGGTTCGGAATTATCGTAACAAAAACAGTAGAAATTGGGTTAGTAACTCCTCCTGTTGGTTTAAATGTTTTTATTGCCTCTGGAGCAACAGGTATTAAATCGTCACTTGGATTTAAAGGAGTTTTTTGGTTTTTAGTAACGGATCTTGTAATTCTAATAATACTCTTAATGATCCCTGCTCTCTCAACCTGGCTGCCAGGCAAAATGATTTCATTTTAAAAATTAAAAATATAATTTCGACAGGAACTTGGGAGTAGTCGATAACAAATAGAAGTTACTACCTCTTTCTTTTTAATCAGAAAAGTAACTATTTATATAGTACTAATAAACTATGAAATGAGGGTATGAAATGGGAAAAGTAGTGAAAATCGGAGCGGGTCAGGGTTTTTATGGTGATATTATAGATCCTGCCGTCTATATTGCTGAACATAGTGATGTTGACTATATTTGTTTTGATACTTTAGCAGAATTAACTTTAGCGATTTTACAAAAAGACCGTCAAAAGGATCCTTCAAAAGGATATCCACGCGATGTCACCAATACGATGAAGCAGTTGCTACCATATGTAAAGAATAAAGGCCTTAAGCTGATCACTAATGCAGGTGGAATTAATCCTGAAGGGGCAAAAAATGAGATTTTCAGAGTTGCAAAGGAAATGGGCATTGGTGGTATAAAGGTGGGAATTGTAACTGGGGATGATATCTATGGGAAAATCGAGGAATTACAAGAAAAAGGAATCTCACTTAAAAACTATGAAACAAATGAAGAAATAGATACGATCAAAGATACACTATTATTTGCAAACGTTTACCTTGGCGCTCAATGTATTGCGGAAGCCTTAAGACAAGGTGCCGATATTGTTATTACAGGAAGAACGACTGATACTGCACAGTTTTTAGGGCCATTAATATATGAGTTTGATTGGGATAAGGAAGATTGGAACCGTTTAGCTGCAGGGATTTTGGTGGGTCATCTGTTAGAATGCTCTGGTCAGGCTGCTGGAGGTAATTTTAGCGGAGATTGGCAGAATGTTGAAAACCTCCACAATATTGGTTATCCAATTGCCGAGGTAAACGAGGATGGTAGCTTCATTGTTACTAAGGCTGATGGTTCAGGAGGCAGAATCAGTGTGGATACGCTTAAAGAACAATTTCTTTATGAAATTCATGATCCGTCCACATACATTACCCCTGATGTGATTGCAGATTTTACTAAAGCTGAATTAATGGATATCGAGAAAGACCGTGTATTGGTGAAAAATATAACTGGCAGGCCTGCGCCTCCGACGCTTAAAGCACTGATGGGATATAAAAATGGTTTTCTCGGACAGGGAATGATTGGTTACTCTTGGCCGAATGCCTTATCGAAAGCACGCGCTTCAAATGAGATTATTCGTAAACAAATAGAGCAATTTAAGATTCAGGCTTTAGACATACACACGGAATATTTAGGTTACAATGCTCTGCATGGACCGTTGGCACAGGAAGTGGATGAAGAATTGATCAATGAAATTTTCTTAAGGATCACAATCCGAACAGAAACGAAATCGGAAGCGGCAAAATTGGCCAGATTATTCCCGCCTTTAGCATTAAACGGTCCTCCATTTGTTGGGATGATAACAGGTTTATCTCCTACTCGGGAACTATTAGGGCTTTGGTCAACGTTCATCCCTAGGGAAGAGATTGAATCGAACATTCAAATTGACGTGAAAGAGGTGGAATAAATGACAAAGGTAAAGCTTAAAGAAGTTGCACAGGCACGTTCAGGGGATAAAGGAAATTCATCAGATATTAGTCTGTTTGCTCCTAATCAGGAAGTATATGAAGCTTTTAAGAGAGAAGTTACAGTTGAAAGGGTAAGAGATCATTTTAAAGGAATTGTGTTTGGTGAGGTTTTTCGTTATGAAGTTCCAAACGTATTAGCCTTAAAATTTTTAATTCATGAAGCATTAGGTGGAGGAGCTCCTTCCTCGCTTCGTTTAGATAATTTAGGGAAGTGTTTTGGCTCTAACTTATTGAGATTGGAAATTGATATCGAGGATGAGGTATTAAAAACAGTAATAAATGTTAAATTGGGGGGATTAAAATGAACCATCTATTTTCAGATGAACAAATTATGTTAAGAAAGACAACCCACGATATCGTCAAGCAGTATGATGATGTTTATTGGAGAGAAATTGACACCAATCATCGTTTTCCACAGGAATTTTGGGATACATGTTCTGAAGCCGGACTGATTGGTGTAATGATTTCGGAAGAATTTGGGGGGAGCGGGTTAGGTGTGACAGAAGCTGCAATCATCCTCCAAGAGGTGGGGAGGTCAGCAGCGGGTATGGATGGCGCCTCAACCATCCATTTATCGATATTTGGGCCTAACCCTGTGTTCTTTCATGGGAACAAGGAACAGAAAGAGAAATACCTACCAGAAATAGCTGCTGGTAAACTTCATGTTTCCTTTGGAGTAACCGAACCGAATGCTGGAACCGATACGACAAGAATTAAAACGTTCGCAAAACGTGAAGGCGATAACTATATCATTAATGGACACAAAACCTTTATAACAAAGGCACAACTCGCCGACCGAATTTTGTTAATTACAAGAACGACTCCGTATGATGAAGTAACCAAAAAGACAGATGG
This window encodes:
- the dctP gene encoding TRAP transporter substrate-binding protein DctP, producing the protein MARKSLFVFCSLLIIMGLIACSNTSKETGTSNEQETSEEPAKVDPIKLKVADSFPTSHVLSKEGAVFWMNRVTELTDGQVEFEHFPAEQLGKAASLLDLARTKTTDIAYVGTAYVADRMPLSGVGELPGAFQSSNEGSTAFWKIANGILLEEEFLENGVRPVWAVTLTPYQIANINKKMVKIGDFKGEKIRTAGGTQDLTMNQMGATPVSMPAPEMYSAMDRGTLDGAVAPLNSFKPYQMEQKIKYSTTNANLGSFVVNYVINEEIYASLPKNVQEAMKQAGDETVEYLSKFLDDETEKLIEEFEGIGIDMYELTDEQLEAWSKQLDPVWEQWAKGLEDRGYPANDVIKAFEEALGK
- a CDS encoding TRAP transporter small permease is translated as MKRTMLVFDKIDETFFFIAKIGVFLMMLLTTFDSLSRYLFNQPIVGAYEFTERYLMIAIVYLSFSYVMKLEGHIRVDMIIEKLPPKITITLNIFYYLLGACLMFVIGYQGMLSTIEAWEHNYVSAGVIPWPTWASVIFVPIGAFMFTIRLILMSISNFIDIMKWSDQIN
- a CDS encoding TRAP transporter large permease, coding for MTVIIPLLALLVFLAFGMPIAFAMGISGMFGLVMNGGFDVLFGILQTAPYESIKSFLFTTIPMFILMAHFMLESRITDDLFKSAQKWFGHMPGGLAIATVFAGTGMAAVSGSSTASTATMAVSAVPEMKKHGYSTELSMGVVSIAGTLAVMIPPSLALIMYGILTDTGVGELLIAGIIPGVITAVGYIVTIVIWAKIKPNSAPTVSSSSFIEKLKSLKTVWAMVIIISFVIVTIYAGVVTPTEAGAIGAFAAFIVSLLMRRLTVKSVLKALGDTLKSTTMILTIVICAMIFGYFISITGVTQDLVAYVVGLDVSKWVIVMILVIFYIVLGMFLDQMAILILTLPLSFPIIASLGFNPIWFGIIVTKTVEIGLVTPPVGLNVFIASGATGIKSSLGFKGVFWFLVTDLVILIILLMIPALSTWLPGKMISF
- a CDS encoding acyclic terpene utilization AtuA family protein, which translates into the protein MGKVVKIGAGQGFYGDIIDPAVYIAEHSDVDYICFDTLAELTLAILQKDRQKDPSKGYPRDVTNTMKQLLPYVKNKGLKLITNAGGINPEGAKNEIFRVAKEMGIGGIKVGIVTGDDIYGKIEELQEKGISLKNYETNEEIDTIKDTLLFANVYLGAQCIAEALRQGADIVITGRTTDTAQFLGPLIYEFDWDKEDWNRLAAGILVGHLLECSGQAAGGNFSGDWQNVENLHNIGYPIAEVNEDGSFIVTKADGSGGRISVDTLKEQFLYEIHDPSTYITPDVIADFTKAELMDIEKDRVLVKNITGRPAPPTLKALMGYKNGFLGQGMIGYSWPNALSKARASNEIIRKQIEQFKIQALDIHTEYLGYNALHGPLAQEVDEELINEIFLRITIRTETKSEAAKLARLFPPLALNGPPFVGMITGLSPTRELLGLWSTFIPREEIESNIQIDVKEVE